The genomic segment GCCGTGATGGTCGGAGCTCACATCGATCACCTCGGTCGCGGCGGTGGCAGCAACAGTTTGGCTCGTGATGATGAACAAGAACTGATTCACTTTGGCGCCGATGATAACGCCAGCGGTATCGGGGCGATGCTTGAAATCGCCCAGTATCTCGCGGCCGAAAAAGCCGCAGGTCGGCTAAAGCCCAAACGTGATTTGTTGATCGCAGCTTGGAGCGGTGAAGAGTTGGGATTGTTTGGTTCGCAGCACTACGTCAACGAATTCTTCAATCTCTATCCGCAGGCTCCCAAGCCGCAACCCGCATCGCACGCTCATGGCGGTGACGCTGCTCACGCTCATGCGGCACACGCCCACGGAGTCGCAGCGGACGCCGAACCGTTGACTCAAGCGATCGCCGCCTATTTGAACCTCGATATGGTGGGGCGGTTGCGAGAGAAGTTGATCGTTCAAGGAATCGGCTCGTCGCCTGGTTTCGAAGGCGAAGTCCAGCGGCGAAATGTTCCGGTGGGCTTGGAATTGCAGCTCGATAAAACCAGCACCCGTTTGCCCACCGACGCGTCGGCGTTTGTGGCACGCGACGTGCCGATCCTGGCAGCGTTTACCGGGGCTCACGAGGACTATCACACCCCGCGTGATACTGCGGACAAGTTGAATTACGACGGTGCCGCACTGACCGCTCGTTTGTTTGCCCTATTGGCTCGCGGTTTTCTGACCGCTGAGAAGCCGCCAAAGTTTGAACTCGACGAAGGCGAGAAGCGTGATGAGGCTCCGCGAGCAGTGTTGACCGCGTACCTTGGCACGATCCCCGATTATGCTGCGGGCGAGGTCAAGGGATTGAAACTGAGCGGCGTTGCCGGTGACGGTCCAGCCGCCAAGGCGGGTGTCAGCGGTGGTGATGTGATCATTCGCTTAGCCGGACGCAAGATCGAAGATATTTACGACTACACCTACGCGATCGAGGCATTGAAGATCGGCGAAGAAGTCGAGATCGTCGTCCAGCGAGGTGAAAAGACGGTGCCGATGAAAATCACCCCCACCGCCCGCGAGTAATCACAGTGGGATAGGCTTCCAGCCTGTCATCAATCGCCCCGACAGGCATCCTGCCTGTCCTTTGCCGCCGTGGTTTAGCCTTCCAAGCTTGCCGTATCGAAAACGACAGGCTGGAAGCCTATCCCACATTTCTCCTACCTAAAAGCTACTTCTGCAATCGCTCGACCACCGCGGCGCCCATTTCTTTGGTGCCGATGTGCTTTCCGCCGCGAGCGATGTCTTTGGTGCGAAGCCCGTCGGCAAGCACGGCGGCGACCGCGTTTTCGATTGCGGTGGCTTCGTCCAACAACGACAACGAATGACGCAGCAGCATGGCGGCCGCCAGGATTGTTGCCAGTGGATTGGCAAGTTCTTGACCGGCGATATCCGGCGCCGAACCGTGAATCGGTTCGTACAAACCGGGGCCGTCCGAACCGAGTGACGCACTCGGCAGCATCCCCAGCGACCCGGGCAACATCGAAGCTTCGTCAGTCAAGATGTCGCCAAACAGGTTGCCGGTGACCACGACGTCAAAGTCACGCGGACGGTTGATCAGGTGCATCGCCATCGCGTCGACGAGCACGACATCGTACTGGACGTCAGGAAATTCTTCGGCCATTACACGAGCGGCCGTTTGACGCCACAGACGGCTCGGTTCGAGCACGTTGGCCTTGTCGACACTGGTCAAGCGATTGTCACGTTGCTGAGCCGCTTTGGCTGCCATGCGAACGATCCGCTCGACTTCGCGAACGCTGTACGCCATCGACTGGAACGCGGTTTCGTCTTGCCCGCTGCCCGAGCGACCGGATTCACCAAAGTAAATTCCACCGGTCAATTCGCGAAAGAACAGGATGTCGGTGCCTTCGATGATGTCGCGTTTCAGCGGCGACGAATCAACCAATTGGTCGAACAATCGGATCGGACGC from the Novipirellula caenicola genome contains:
- the leuB gene encoding 3-isopropylmalate dehydrogenase — protein: MKANLVLLPGDGIGPEIVSEAQRVLEKVAELFGHEFSFSSQLIGGISIDKTGDPLPQETIDACKASDAILLGAVGGPKWDDPSAKTRPEAGLLKIRKELGLFANLRPIRLFDQLVDSSPLKRDIIEGTDILFFRELTGGIYFGESGRSGSGQDETAFQSMAYSVREVERIVRMAAKAAQQRDNRLTSVDKANVLEPSRLWRQTAARVMAEEFPDVQYDVVLVDAMAMHLINRPRDFDVVVTGNLFGDILTDEASMLPGSLGMLPSASLGSDGPGLYEPIHGSAPDIAGQELANPLATILAAAMLLRHSLSLLDEATAIENAVAAVLADGLRTKDIARGGKHIGTKEMGAAVVERLQK